In one Mauremys mutica isolate MM-2020 ecotype Southern chromosome 3, ASM2049712v1, whole genome shotgun sequence genomic region, the following are encoded:
- the LOC123366603 gene encoding serotriflin-like produces the protein MILLTAFLGLAAVLQPSTGQTPDLASLSTDNTNQQKEIVDKHNALRRRVMPTASNMLRMEWSPAAARNAKSWANECTLYHSPQNKRTTTVGCGENLYMSTAPNSWSNVIQAWYNEVEHFIYGIGSTIPDAMIGHYTQVVWYRSYQIGCAIAFCPQRFYKYYYVCHYCPAGNYRNIINTPYKSGPVCGDCPNACDNGLCTNPCKYVDVYSNCPNLKVFPGCTNSMINAICPASCRCTTEIK, from the exons ATGATTCTGCTGACTGCATTCCTTGGCctggctgctgtgctgcagcCATCCACCGGACAG ACTCCAGATTTAGCTTCTCTGTCAACTGACAACACAAATCAACAAAAGGAGATTGTTGACAAGCACAATGCCTTAAGGAGACGGGTGATGCCAACCGCTAGCAACATGCTGAGGATG GAATGGAGTCCTGCAGCTGCAAGGAATGCCAAGAGTTGGGCAAATGAATGTACTTTATACCACAGTCCCCAAAACAAAAGGACAACTA CAGTGGGCTGTGGTGAAAATCTCTACATGTCAACTGCACCCAATTCCTGGTCAAATGTAATTCAAGCCTGGTACAATGAGGTGGAACATTTCATATATGGCATTGGGTCAACCATACCAGATGCAATGATTGGCCATTATACTCAG GTGGTTTGGTACAGGTCTTACCAGATTGGTTGTGCAATTGCGTTTTGTCCTCAGAGATTTTACAAATACTATTACGTTTGCCATTACTGCCCTGC GGGGAATTACAGAAACATAATAAACACACCTTACAAATCAGGGCCAGTGTGTGGAGATTGCCCTAATGCTTGTGACAACGGACTATGCA CCAATCCTTGTAAGTATGTGGACGTTTACTCAAACTGTCCGAATTTAAAAGTGTTCCCTGGATGTACAAACTCCATGATCAATGCAATATGTCCTGCCTCCTGCCGTTGCACCACTGAAATAAAATAA